In the Sinorhizobium arboris LMG 14919 genome, one interval contains:
- a CDS encoding KTSC domain-containing protein, translating to MRILRSSAILDSSAIHEVRYDAPRRTLSVWFLGNRRPYHYLDVPEEIYEELLHADSAGNYFNQHIRHHYGFQH from the coding sequence ATGCGAATTCTACGATCGTCCGCAATCCTCGACTCCTCCGCGATCCACGAGGTCAGATACGATGCGCCCCGCCGGACGTTGAGCGTCTGGTTCCTCGGCAATCGCAGGCCCTATCATTACCTCGACGTCCCGGAAGAGATTTACGAGGAACTGTTGCATGCGGATTCCGCCGGCAACTATTTCAATCAGCACATACGCCATCACTACGGTTTCCAGCATTAG